One window of Microbacterium sp. 1S1 genomic DNA carries:
- the acs gene encoding acetate--CoA ligase, translating into MSSQIDHLLDETRRFAPSEEFAAQSVASRELYERAAADREGFWADQSRELVHWHKPFSNVLDWSNPPFAKWFDDGELNVAYNCLDRHVEAGNGDRVALYWEGEPGDSRRITYAELTDEVKRVANVLEGLGIGQGDRVAIYLPMIPEAIAAMLAVARVGAIHSVVFGGFSADSLRSRIDDAGAKLVITADGGYRKGRVSALKPAVDQALADRGDGEQQTVEHVLVVKRGENEVEWIEGRDLWWHDVVPAASAEHTAQAFPAENPLFILYTSGTTGKPKGILHTSGGYLTQAAYSHKNVFDLKPETDVYWCTADIGWITGHSYVTYGPLANGATQVLYEGTPDAPHPGRWWELIEKYKVSIFYTAPTAIRSFMKIGRSVPQKFDLSSLRVLGSVGEPINPEAWMWYREVIGAGKTPIVDTWWQTETGAIMVSALPGITATKPGSAQVPLPGISIDVVDEQGVEVGNGNGGLLVITEPWPSMLRGIWGDPERFRETYWEKFEKQGYYFAGDGARLDEDGDLWLLGRVDDVMNVSGHRLSTAEIESSLVAHEATAEAAVVGASDETTGQAVVAFVIIKESYLSAHDPAGLAQQLRLWVGEQIGAIARPRDVYIVGELPKTRSGKIMRRLLRDVAEGREVGDTTTLADTAVMSIISAQVK; encoded by the coding sequence ATGAGCAGTCAGATCGATCATCTTCTCGACGAGACCCGGCGATTCGCGCCGTCGGAGGAGTTCGCCGCCCAATCCGTCGCTTCCCGGGAACTCTACGAGCGGGCCGCCGCCGACCGCGAGGGGTTCTGGGCCGACCAATCCCGTGAGCTGGTGCACTGGCACAAGCCGTTCTCGAACGTTCTCGACTGGAGCAACCCGCCCTTCGCCAAGTGGTTCGACGACGGCGAGCTCAACGTGGCGTACAACTGCCTCGACCGGCACGTCGAGGCCGGCAACGGCGATCGCGTCGCGCTCTACTGGGAGGGCGAGCCCGGCGACAGCCGCCGGATCACCTACGCCGAGCTGACCGACGAGGTCAAGCGCGTCGCCAACGTGCTCGAAGGCCTCGGAATCGGCCAGGGCGACCGCGTCGCGATCTACCTGCCGATGATTCCCGAGGCCATCGCCGCCATGCTCGCCGTCGCACGCGTCGGCGCCATCCACTCCGTCGTGTTCGGCGGCTTCAGTGCGGACAGCCTGCGCTCCCGGATCGACGACGCGGGCGCCAAACTCGTCATCACAGCGGACGGCGGCTACCGCAAGGGTCGGGTCTCCGCTCTGAAACCGGCGGTCGACCAGGCCCTGGCCGACCGTGGCGACGGCGAGCAGCAGACGGTCGAGCACGTGCTCGTGGTCAAGCGGGGCGAGAACGAAGTGGAGTGGATCGAGGGGCGGGACCTCTGGTGGCACGACGTCGTCCCTGCGGCCTCCGCCGAGCACACCGCACAGGCCTTCCCGGCCGAGAACCCGCTCTTCATCCTCTACACCTCCGGAACGACCGGGAAGCCGAAAGGCATCCTGCACACGTCCGGCGGCTACCTCACGCAGGCCGCGTACTCGCACAAGAACGTCTTCGACCTGAAGCCGGAGACGGACGTGTACTGGTGCACCGCCGACATCGGCTGGATCACCGGCCACAGCTACGTCACCTACGGCCCCCTGGCGAACGGGGCCACCCAGGTGCTGTACGAGGGCACGCCGGACGCCCCGCACCCCGGTCGCTGGTGGGAGCTCATTGAGAAGTACAAGGTGTCGATCTTCTACACGGCCCCGACCGCGATCCGCTCCTTCATGAAGATCGGTCGCAGCGTCCCGCAGAAGTTCGACCTCTCGTCGCTGAGGGTCCTCGGCTCGGTGGGCGAGCCCATCAACCCCGAGGCCTGGATGTGGTACCGCGAGGTCATCGGCGCCGGCAAGACCCCGATCGTCGACACCTGGTGGCAGACCGAGACCGGCGCGATCATGGTGTCGGCACTCCCCGGCATCACCGCCACGAAGCCCGGGTCGGCGCAGGTGCCGCTGCCCGGGATCTCGATCGACGTGGTGGACGAGCAGGGAGTCGAGGTCGGCAACGGCAACGGCGGCCTCCTGGTGATCACCGAGCCGTGGCCGAGCATGCTCCGCGGCATCTGGGGAGACCCGGAGCGGTTCCGCGAGACCTACTGGGAGAAGTTCGAGAAGCAGGGCTACTACTTCGCGGGCGACGGTGCCCGCCTCGACGAGGACGGCGACCTGTGGCTGCTCGGCCGGGTCGACGACGTCATGAATGTCTCCGGCCACCGGCTGTCGACCGCGGAGATCGAGTCCTCGCTGGTCGCGCACGAGGCCACCGCGGAGGCTGCGGTCGTCGGCGCCTCGGATGAGACCACCGGTCAGGCCGTCGTGGCCTTCGTCATCATCAAGGAGAGCTACCTCTCCGCCCACGACCCGGCCGGACTCGCCCAGCAGCTCAGGCTCTGGGTGGGCGAGCAGATCGGCGCGATCGCGCGTCCCCGTGACGTGTACATCGTCGGCGAGCTGCCGAAGACGCGCTCCGGCAAGATCATGCGGCGTCTGCTGCGGGACGTCGCGGAGGGCCGTGAGGTGGGCGACACCACGACGCTCGCGGACACCGCGGTGATGAGCATCATCTCCGCCCAGGTCAAATAA
- a CDS encoding RidA family protein yields MSVAARLTELGIELPAVAAPVAAYVPAVVHGGLVYTSGQLPFVDGALPATGKVGAEVSAEDAKGYARTCALNALAAAADVAGGVDRLAGVVRVGGFVGSAEGFTGQPGVVNGASEVLGEIFGEEGRHARAAVGVAELPLGSPVEVEVTFRLA; encoded by the coding sequence ATGAGCGTCGCCGCCCGTCTCACCGAGCTCGGCATCGAGCTGCCCGCCGTCGCCGCCCCGGTCGCCGCCTACGTCCCCGCCGTCGTGCACGGCGGGCTCGTCTACACGTCGGGTCAGCTCCCGTTCGTCGACGGCGCTCTGCCCGCGACCGGCAAGGTCGGTGCGGAGGTCTCCGCCGAAGACGCGAAGGGGTACGCCCGCACCTGCGCCCTGAACGCGCTTGCCGCTGCCGCCGACGTCGCGGGCGGTGTCGATCGTCTCGCCGGCGTCGTCCGGGTCGGCGGGTTCGTCGGCTCCGCGGAGGGCTTCACCGGCCAGCCGGGCGTCGTCAACGGCGCGAGCGAGGTCCTCGGGGAGATCTTCGGCGAAGAGGGCCGGCACGCGCGCGCGGCCGTCGGGGTCGCCGAGCTCCCGCTCGGCAGCCCCGTCGAGGTCGAGGTCACCTTCCGCCTCGCGTAG
- a CDS encoding transglycosylase domain-containing protein: MPQKNRTVKGVLGGLVGLVGLSAIAGLLVTASVTPVLAMTGVAGSTALTIFDELPEVLKVDTPMEQSTIYATNPEGKPVVLASFYEQNRVPVTYEQVAPVLYDAILSSEDKSFYTHGGVNLGATVKALVDNVRGTSSRGASTISQQFVKNVRIQQCEQNVNTASETYADDLEQCWKDATNATGVDGIERKLQEMRYAIQIEKDYSKNDILLGYLNIANFGGTVYGIEAAARYYFSTTASKLTVGQAATLAGIVQNPNTYRIDKPGGTYTTDDGVGHNSADDGYKDTKDRRDYVLGRMLKDGKITQAQHDEAKAAAIEPDITVPTQGCAAAGRNAYFCQYVKSIVENDEAFGADRQERRDLLRRGGLKIYTTLDFRVQDPAAEEMANVVPANFDNKYFGAAGVSIEVGTGRILSITQNTKFAETPTTDQAYSSLVFAGDQKYGNSGGFQVGSTYKLFTLIDWLEKGHSVRENLNGTVQTNLQIPVCGSPQPTNTAEIGNFGGGRGFGGTPMTFTAQSLNSGYFAMASKLDVCDINKVADKMGVTLASGDKVTEENVPYDVLGPKNISPLAMANAYATVASGGTYCTPRAIDKVIDAEGKERPLPKASCTEGVLSKEVAATAAYALQGVMANGGTGARANPFDGTPLIGKTGTHDRWSTMMIESSTKVATAVWAGRSNGNHDNVFNVWAGSDTLNNLRYPLARAAQHAANQAYGGDRFPEPDGNLIRQIRVDVPDVVGQTVDEATATLKRAGFGVAVGAPVDSDKATNIVVEQSPSGQATAGATITISPSNGNGATVPDVTGQSPTDANAALIAAGFTTVEREGSCNAEGATVTATTPAANSAATKATPIRVSCK, encoded by the coding sequence ATGCCCCAAAAGAACCGCACGGTGAAGGGCGTGCTCGGCGGTCTCGTCGGGCTCGTCGGACTGAGCGCCATCGCCGGTCTGCTGGTCACCGCCAGCGTCACCCCCGTCCTCGCGATGACCGGCGTCGCCGGCTCCACGGCGCTGACCATCTTCGATGAACTGCCCGAGGTGCTCAAGGTCGACACCCCCATGGAGCAGTCGACGATCTACGCGACGAACCCCGAGGGCAAGCCGGTCGTGCTGGCCTCCTTCTACGAGCAGAACCGCGTCCCGGTGACCTACGAGCAGGTCGCCCCCGTCCTCTACGACGCGATCCTCTCCAGTGAGGACAAGAGCTTCTACACCCATGGCGGCGTGAACCTCGGCGCGACCGTGAAGGCCCTCGTTGACAACGTGCGGGGGACGTCGAGCCGTGGCGCCTCGACCATCAGCCAGCAGTTCGTGAAGAACGTGCGCATCCAGCAGTGCGAGCAGAACGTCAACACGGCCTCCGAGACCTACGCGGACGACCTGGAGCAGTGCTGGAAGGATGCGACGAACGCCACCGGGGTGGACGGCATCGAGCGCAAGCTCCAGGAGATGCGCTACGCCATCCAGATCGAGAAGGACTACTCGAAGAACGACATCCTCCTCGGCTACCTGAACATCGCGAACTTCGGTGGCACGGTCTACGGCATCGAGGCCGCCGCGCGGTACTACTTCTCCACCACCGCGAGCAAGCTCACCGTCGGGCAGGCGGCGACGCTCGCCGGTATCGTGCAGAACCCGAACACGTACCGCATCGACAAGCCCGGCGGCACCTACACGACCGACGACGGCGTGGGCCACAACTCCGCCGATGACGGCTACAAGGACACCAAGGACCGCCGCGACTACGTGCTCGGCCGCATGCTCAAGGACGGCAAGATCACGCAGGCGCAGCACGACGAGGCGAAGGCCGCGGCGATCGAGCCCGACATCACGGTCCCGACGCAGGGGTGCGCGGCTGCCGGCCGCAACGCCTACTTCTGCCAGTACGTGAAGTCGATCGTCGAGAACGACGAGGCGTTCGGAGCGGACCGCCAGGAGCGCCGCGATCTGCTCCGCCGCGGCGGCCTCAAGATCTACACGACGCTCGACTTCCGCGTGCAGGACCCGGCGGCCGAGGAGATGGCCAACGTCGTCCCCGCGAACTTCGACAACAAGTACTTCGGCGCCGCCGGCGTCTCGATCGAGGTCGGCACCGGCCGGATCCTCTCGATCACCCAGAACACGAAGTTCGCGGAGACTCCCACGACGGACCAGGCGTACTCGTCGCTCGTGTTCGCGGGCGACCAGAAGTACGGCAACTCCGGGGGCTTCCAGGTCGGCTCGACCTACAAGCTCTTCACCCTCATCGACTGGCTCGAGAAGGGCCACTCCGTGCGGGAGAACCTGAACGGCACCGTGCAGACCAACCTGCAGATCCCGGTGTGCGGCAGCCCGCAGCCGACGAACACCGCGGAGATCGGCAACTTCGGGGGAGGGCGCGGGTTCGGCGGAACCCCGATGACGTTCACCGCGCAGTCGCTCAACAGCGGCTACTTCGCCATGGCCTCCAAGCTCGACGTCTGCGACATCAACAAGGTCGCCGACAAGATGGGCGTCACGCTGGCCAGCGGTGACAAGGTCACGGAGGAGAACGTCCCCTACGACGTCCTCGGTCCGAAGAACATCTCCCCCCTCGCCATGGCCAATGCCTATGCGACGGTCGCGAGCGGCGGCACGTACTGCACGCCACGAGCCATCGACAAGGTGATCGATGCCGAGGGCAAGGAGCGCCCGCTTCCCAAGGCCTCCTGCACCGAAGGCGTCCTGTCCAAAGAGGTCGCGGCGACCGCGGCCTATGCGCTGCAGGGCGTGATGGCCAACGGAGGCACGGGCGCGCGAGCCAACCCGTTCGACGGCACCCCGCTGATCGGCAAGACCGGAACCCACGATCGCTGGTCGACCATGATGATCGAGTCCAGCACCAAGGTCGCGACCGCGGTCTGGGCCGGTCGCTCGAACGGAAACCACGACAACGTGTTCAACGTCTGGGCGGGGAGCGACACCCTCAACAACCTGCGGTACCCGCTCGCACGAGCCGCACAGCACGCCGCGAACCAGGCGTACGGCGGGGACCGATTCCCGGAGCCGGACGGCAACCTCATCCGGCAGATCCGTGTCGACGTGCCCGACGTGGTCGGGCAGACCGTCGACGAGGCGACCGCGACGCTCAAGCGCGCCGGCTTCGGCGTCGCCGTCGGTGCCCCCGTGGACAGCGACAAGGCGACGAACATCGTCGTCGAGCAGAGTCCGTCCGGTCAGGCGACCGCCGGAGCAACAATCACGATCTCGCCCAGCAACGGCAATGGCGCGACGGTCCCCGACGTGACGGGACAGAGCCCGACCGACGCCAACGCGGCGCTCATCGCGGCGGGCTTCACCACGGTCGAACGCGAAGGTTCCTGCAACGCAGAAGGGGCGACCGTAACCGCGACGACGCCCGCTGCGAACTCCGCGGCCACCAAGGCCACACCGATCCGAGTGTCGTGCAAGTAG
- a CDS encoding metallophosphoesterase has translation MQVGASRAAHPALIALGAVGAVGAAAAVWGIGIERYLFTVREVSAEALPAGAAPLRILHLSDAHMAPWQHRKQDWLASLADLKPDLIVNTGDNLGHEDGLQGIRRAFAPFAGIPGVFVHGSNDVNGPSPRNPLRYFAGPSQKHREPTLLDTAAMDRYFTDELGWADLNNAATRLTVRGAAVDLFGVDDAHRDWERLDVLPAALDALGPRAETTPLLGVTHAPYQRVLNGFVDLGADAILGGHTHGGQVCLPWFGAIVANCDIPLKQAKGLSTWTHGGRSAPLNVSAGCGHSIYAPVRFACRPEATLLTLTPRV, from the coding sequence GTGCAAGTAGGCGCGTCCCGCGCGGCGCACCCGGCCCTCATCGCGCTCGGCGCGGTGGGGGCCGTCGGTGCGGCTGCCGCGGTCTGGGGCATCGGTATCGAGCGCTACCTCTTCACCGTGCGGGAGGTGTCTGCCGAGGCCCTTCCGGCGGGGGCTGCTCCCCTGCGCATCCTGCACCTCTCCGACGCCCATATGGCGCCCTGGCAGCATCGGAAGCAGGACTGGCTCGCATCCCTCGCCGACCTGAAGCCGGACCTCATCGTCAACACCGGCGACAACCTCGGGCACGAGGACGGCCTCCAGGGCATCCGCCGAGCCTTCGCCCCGTTCGCCGGCATCCCCGGTGTGTTCGTGCACGGCTCGAACGACGTGAACGGCCCCTCGCCGCGGAATCCGCTTCGCTACTTCGCCGGTCCCTCACAGAAGCATCGCGAGCCCACGCTGCTCGACACGGCCGCCATGGACCGCTACTTCACGGACGAGCTCGGGTGGGCAGACCTCAACAACGCGGCCACGCGACTCACGGTGCGCGGCGCCGCGGTGGACCTGTTCGGGGTGGACGATGCGCACCGCGACTGGGAGCGCCTCGACGTCCTGCCCGCCGCCCTCGACGCCCTCGGACCGCGCGCCGAGACGACGCCGTTGCTCGGCGTCACCCACGCGCCGTATCAGCGAGTGCTCAACGGCTTCGTCGACCTGGGCGCGGACGCCATCCTCGGCGGACACACGCACGGTGGGCAGGTCTGCCTCCCCTGGTTCGGTGCGATCGTCGCCAACTGCGACATCCCCCTGAAGCAGGCCAAGGGGCTCAGCACCTGGACGCACGGCGGCCGCTCGGCGCCCCTCAACGTCAGCGCCGGCTGCGGACACTCGATCTACGCCCCCGTGCGTTTCGCGTGCCGCCCGGAGGCGACACTGCTCACGCTGACGCCGCGCGTCTGA
- a CDS encoding VanZ family protein translates to MGRLLPPPRRSTRVWALALGLPFLAAVALLTLTPARVEQAMPNLLDLLLHAIQRLGWTSLDFTRLEVLANVGVFIPVGILAFLLLPRQAWPLSLLVGPAISVAIETAQAIGLPHRAATLSDVLANSTGATIGVVLAIFCTLLTATPSSRPGTPRVEAS, encoded by the coding sequence ATGGGGAGGCTCCTTCCGCCGCCACGCCGTTCGACGCGCGTGTGGGCCCTGGCTCTCGGACTTCCCTTCCTGGCCGCCGTCGCTCTCCTCACCCTCACGCCCGCGCGCGTGGAGCAGGCGATGCCCAATCTCCTCGATCTGCTCCTCCACGCGATCCAGCGGCTCGGCTGGACGAGCCTGGACTTCACGCGCCTCGAGGTGCTCGCGAACGTCGGCGTCTTCATCCCCGTCGGAATCCTCGCGTTCCTGCTCCTCCCGCGCCAGGCCTGGCCCCTGTCGCTTCTCGTCGGTCCCGCGATCTCGGTCGCGATCGAGACGGCGCAAGCCATCGGCCTCCCGCATCGTGCCGCCACCCTGAGCGACGTGCTGGCCAACTCCACCGGTGCGACGATCGGCGTCGTCCTCGCGATCTTCTGCACGCTGCTGACCGCCACACCGTCCTCCCGGCCGGGAACGCCTAGGGTGGAGGCATCATGA
- a CDS encoding HAD-IIB family hydrolase, translating into MTSPSLVAFDLDDTLAPSKGTIDPQIAALLSELLRSVDVAIISGGNEAQFRTQVVAQLADVDPAALARLHLLPTCGTRYLRHDGTDFVAVYAHDLSADEKSAALTALREEAERLGLWEAEPWGEILEDRGSQITFSALGQQAPRDAKHAWDPTGSKRGALRDAVAARLPGLEVRSGGSTSIDITRAGIDKAFGMRQLATHTGIDLSAMLFYGDRLDEGGNDYPVLALGVPSVAVEGWEDTAARLQELLPTLTSRV; encoded by the coding sequence ATGACATCGCCCTCTCTCGTCGCCTTCGACCTCGATGACACGCTCGCCCCGTCCAAGGGCACGATCGACCCGCAGATCGCCGCGCTCCTCAGCGAGCTGCTGCGCTCGGTCGACGTCGCGATCATCTCCGGAGGCAACGAGGCGCAGTTCCGTACGCAGGTGGTGGCTCAGCTCGCCGACGTCGACCCGGCAGCCCTCGCCCGCCTTCACCTGCTGCCGACCTGCGGTACGCGGTACCTGCGCCACGACGGCACCGATTTCGTCGCGGTGTACGCACACGACCTGAGCGCCGACGAGAAGTCCGCCGCCCTCACCGCTCTCCGCGAGGAAGCCGAACGTCTCGGACTGTGGGAGGCGGAGCCCTGGGGCGAGATCCTGGAAGACCGCGGCTCGCAGATCACGTTCTCCGCCCTGGGCCAGCAGGCACCGCGAGACGCGAAGCACGCCTGGGACCCGACGGGCTCCAAACGCGGGGCCCTGCGCGACGCCGTGGCGGCGCGCCTCCCCGGTCTCGAGGTGCGTTCCGGCGGCTCGACCTCGATCGACATCACCCGCGCCGGGATCGACAAGGCCTTCGGCATGCGGCAGCTCGCCACGCACACGGGAATCGATCTGTCCGCGATGCTCTTCTACGGCGATCGCCTGGACGAAGGCGGCAACGACTACCCCGTCCTCGCGCTCGGCGTGCCCTCGGTGGCCGTGGAGGGCTGGGAGGACACGGCGGCGCGCCTGCAGGAGCTCCTGCCGACGCTGACCTCCCGGGTCTGA
- a CDS encoding alpha-hydroxy acid oxidase has product MVQRQLPNPAELLELMKFKKPELDGRKRRLDAALTIDDLRTIAKRRTPKAAFDYTDGAAEGELSLSRARQAFQDVEFHPGILKPAPDVDTAVDILGGPSALPFGIAPTGFTRLMQTEGEVAGAGAAAAAGIPFTLSTLGTTSIEDVKAATVREPQGAVPGRNWFQLYVMRDREISYELARRAAAAGFDTLQFTVDTPVAGARLRDKRNGFSIPPQLTLGTIVNAIPRPWWWFDFLTTPKLEFASLSSTGGTVGELLDAAMDPTISYDDLAVIRDIWPGKIVIKGVQNVEDSVRLRDAGVDGIVLSNHGGRQLDRAPIPFHLLPEVRRAVGDDFTVMIDTGIMNGADIVASVALGADFTLIGRAYLYGLMAGGRQGVDRTIAILRGEIERTMRLLGVASLAELEPGHVTQLTRLVPVTRAAGVEVR; this is encoded by the coding sequence ATGGTCCAGCGCCAGCTCCCCAATCCCGCCGAGCTGTTGGAGCTCATGAAGTTCAAGAAGCCGGAGCTCGACGGCCGCAAGCGCCGTCTCGATGCCGCGCTCACGATCGACGACCTCCGGACCATCGCGAAGCGCCGGACGCCGAAGGCCGCCTTCGACTACACCGACGGCGCGGCAGAGGGAGAGCTCTCGCTGAGCCGGGCTCGCCAGGCGTTCCAGGACGTCGAGTTCCACCCCGGCATCCTCAAGCCGGCGCCGGACGTGGACACGGCCGTCGACATCCTCGGCGGGCCCTCGGCGCTCCCGTTCGGTATCGCACCGACCGGATTCACCCGGCTCATGCAGACCGAGGGCGAGGTCGCCGGCGCCGGGGCCGCCGCCGCGGCGGGCATCCCCTTCACGCTGTCCACGCTCGGCACCACGTCGATCGAGGACGTCAAGGCCGCGACCGTCCGCGAGCCGCAGGGTGCGGTTCCCGGGCGGAACTGGTTCCAGCTCTACGTGATGCGCGACCGGGAGATCTCCTACGAGCTGGCCCGTCGTGCCGCGGCCGCCGGCTTCGACACCCTCCAGTTCACGGTCGACACGCCGGTCGCCGGTGCGCGACTGCGCGACAAGCGCAACGGCTTCAGCATCCCGCCGCAGCTCACTCTGGGCACGATCGTCAACGCGATCCCGCGGCCCTGGTGGTGGTTCGACTTCCTGACGACTCCGAAGCTCGAGTTCGCGTCGCTCAGTTCGACCGGAGGCACCGTCGGCGAGCTGCTGGATGCAGCGATGGACCCGACCATCAGCTACGACGATCTCGCGGTCATCCGTGACATCTGGCCGGGGAAGATCGTCATCAAGGGCGTGCAGAACGTCGAGGACTCGGTCCGGCTGCGCGACGCCGGCGTGGACGGCATCGTCCTGTCGAACCACGGCGGCCGCCAGCTCGACCGCGCACCGATCCCGTTCCACCTCCTGCCCGAGGTGCGTCGGGCGGTCGGGGACGACTTCACCGTCATGATCGACACGGGCATCATGAACGGCGCCGACATCGTGGCGTCCGTCGCGCTCGGTGCCGACTTCACGCTGATCGGTCGGGCCTACCTCTACGGGCTGATGGCCGGTGGCCGCCAGGGCGTGGACCGTACGATCGCGATCCTCCGCGGTGAGATCGAGCGCACGATGCGCCTGCTGGGTGTCGCCTCCCTCGCGGAGCTCGAGCCCGGGCACGTGACCCAGCTCACCCGGCTCGTCCCCGTCACCCGCGCCGCCGGCGTCGAGGTGCGCTGA
- a CDS encoding FadR/GntR family transcriptional regulator, whose protein sequence is MMEQPARAWRVVLEHIERDLLDGRLGPGDRLPSERDLASDLGVGRSSVREALRVLEVLGLIRTATGSGPQAGAIVIATPTGGMSALLRLQVAAQGFPLDDVVRTRLVLEDAVVEAMAEADHRDTARAHELLAAMDTEALTPSEFLALDAQLHLSLAEGSGNTVIAAMMAGLRSAIESYVLAGAETVDDWDRMADRLRAEHRALVAAIDEGDAATARRLVRAHITGYYTAAGLTRAIPPQN, encoded by the coding sequence ATGATGGAGCAGCCGGCGCGCGCATGGCGGGTTGTGCTCGAGCACATCGAGCGTGATCTGCTCGACGGGCGCCTCGGCCCGGGCGACCGGCTGCCCTCGGAGCGCGACCTCGCCAGCGACCTGGGGGTCGGACGATCGAGCGTGCGGGAGGCCCTCCGCGTGCTCGAGGTGCTCGGCCTCATCCGCACGGCCACCGGATCCGGTCCGCAGGCGGGTGCCATCGTCATCGCCACGCCCACCGGCGGCATGTCCGCGCTGCTGCGGTTGCAGGTCGCCGCGCAGGGCTTCCCGCTGGACGACGTCGTCCGCACGCGTCTGGTGCTCGAGGACGCTGTCGTGGAGGCGATGGCCGAAGCCGACCATCGCGACACCGCCCGGGCGCACGAACTCCTGGCGGCGATGGACACCGAGGCGCTGACACCGTCGGAGTTCCTCGCCCTCGACGCGCAGCTGCACCTGTCGCTCGCCGAGGGGAGCGGCAACACCGTCATCGCGGCGATGATGGCGGGTCTCCGTTCCGCCATCGAGTCGTACGTGCTCGCCGGCGCCGAGACCGTGGACGACTGGGACCGCATGGCCGACCGCCTCCGGGCCGAGCATCGCGCCCTCGTCGCAGCGATCGACGAGGGCGACGCCGCCACCGCCCGTCGGCTCGTCCGCGCCCACATCACCGGCTACTACACCGCCGCGGGCCTCACCCGCGCCATCCCCCCGCAGAACTGA
- a CDS encoding thymidine kinase yields the protein MAKLYFRYGAMNSGKSTALLQAAYNYEERGQHVLLAKPAIDTKGAGEIESRLGVTRPVDFLIGPEDDARALFAAHRDRMRRSTEEELIPTGPVDVACLLVDEAQFLTPSQIDDLFRIAVEDGIPVMAYGIRNDFRTHAFPGSARLLAIAHSLEELKTICRCGRKAVFNGRVVGGRFVFDGDQVAIDEGADGSASPELTTYESLCGTCYLEESGGRLG from the coding sequence GTGGCGAAGCTCTACTTCCGCTACGGCGCGATGAACTCGGGCAAGTCGACCGCCCTGCTGCAGGCCGCCTACAACTATGAGGAGCGCGGCCAGCATGTGCTGCTGGCCAAGCCCGCGATCGACACCAAGGGTGCGGGGGAGATTGAGAGCCGCCTCGGCGTCACGCGCCCCGTGGACTTCCTCATCGGCCCCGAGGACGACGCGCGTGCGCTCTTCGCCGCCCACCGTGATCGGATGCGTCGTTCGACGGAGGAGGAGCTCATCCCGACCGGCCCTGTCGACGTCGCCTGTCTCCTCGTCGACGAGGCGCAGTTCCTGACGCCGTCGCAGATCGACGATCTCTTCCGGATCGCGGTGGAGGACGGCATCCCGGTCATGGCCTACGGCATCCGGAACGACTTCCGCACCCACGCCTTTCCCGGTTCGGCTCGGCTCCTCGCGATCGCGCATTCCCTGGAGGAGCTCAAGACGATCTGCCGCTGCGGGCGGAAGGCGGTGTTCAACGGCCGCGTGGTCGGCGGCCGCTTCGTGTTCGACGGCGACCAGGTGGCCATCGACGAGGGTGCGGACGGTTCGGCGTCCCCGGAGCTCACCACCTACGAGTCGCTGTGCGGGACGTGCTACCTGGAGGAGTCCGGCGGCCGTCTCGGCTGA